A single region of the Panthera tigris isolate Pti1 chromosome B1, P.tigris_Pti1_mat1.1, whole genome shotgun sequence genome encodes:
- the APELA gene encoding apelin receptor early endogenous ligand has protein sequence MRLQQFFRVFFIFVMSLLLINGQRPANLALRRKLHRHNCLQRRCMPLHSRVPFP, from the exons ATGAGGTTGCAACAATTCTTtcgtgtattttttatttttgtgatgagTCTTCTTCTTATCAACGGACAGAGACCAG ctaATTTGGCGTTGAGAAGAAAATTGCACAGACACAACTGCCTTCAGAGGAGATGTATGCCACTCCATTCACGGGTGCCCTTCCCCTGA